A portion of the Stigmatella aurantiaca DW4/3-1 genome contains these proteins:
- a CDS encoding EcsC family protein: MAFYDAFVAQLSVFKKLSPPELKKLAGARLSDLVLQEISRSRKRVADLEKRFPSAGPKELAQHLIEGKKAMASMAGGVSGVFGLISVPADLVFMTWLQIILLVDMATLYKVNLKSERARGELLDLFGYANGLGSLRRSSPKVLGGLAAKLLAKGGLPTLGRAMPLVAAPITAYLNNHHIQSVGEQAVRFYEGFDKAHAKARSRTKKTG, from the coding sequence ATGGCTTTCTATGATGCCTTCGTCGCGCAGCTCTCCGTGTTCAAGAAGCTGTCTCCCCCGGAGCTGAAGAAACTGGCCGGTGCCCGGCTGTCGGACCTCGTGCTGCAGGAGATCTCCCGCTCGCGCAAACGGGTGGCGGATCTGGAGAAGCGTTTCCCTTCGGCGGGTCCGAAGGAGCTGGCCCAGCACCTCATCGAGGGCAAGAAGGCCATGGCCAGCATGGCGGGCGGAGTCAGCGGCGTCTTCGGCCTCATCTCGGTGCCCGCGGACCTGGTCTTCATGACGTGGCTCCAGATCATCCTCCTGGTGGACATGGCCACGCTCTACAAGGTGAACCTCAAGAGCGAGCGCGCCCGGGGCGAGCTGTTGGACCTGTTCGGGTACGCCAATGGCCTGGGCTCGCTGCGGCGCTCCAGCCCGAAGGTGCTCGGCGGGCTGGCGGCGAAGCTGCTCGCCAAGGGCGGCCTGCCCACGCTGGGCCGGGCCATGCCGTTGGTGGCCGCCCCCATCACCGCCTACCTCAACAACCACCACATCCAGAGCGTGGGCGAGCAGGCGGTGCGTTTCTACGAGGGCTTCGACAAGGCACACGCCAAGGCCCGTTCCCGCACCAAGAAGACGGGCTGA